The region TGGATGCCCATCTGCATTGAAATGGATGACTTTTGCAAATCCACCATTACATCATTCAATGCCACACCCGGCACGCCCATGGTGAATTTTTCACCTTGCGCACGAGCTACCTGTTGCGTATCGCTGATCTTATCAATCGCCGCTTTTAACTCACTGGCAAAACCAGGTTCTACCGACGGTCTGGCTAGTGGCGTACCCGAGGCTTGCAGAGCGTTTACCTGCATTTGTTGTAGAACGCCATTAATACCTTGAATCGACATATTACCTCGCTAAACCTTGCTAATTAGGCTTTCTATACACATTTATGACAACGATACCCTACCACACCCCATTTAGTCTAAATGGGGTAATTAGCGTGAAAAATGCCACCTTATCGACCCATCGATTTTTCTTTTACGGAAAATAATGACATGCCGATAAATGTAGGCGAAATGTTTTATTGATTGCGCAATCAGGGAGTTCTGTTTTGTCACGTCACAACGTTAAGTATATCGTTCAACAACCAAGCAGAGATAGAGTATGAACGCCTCATTAACCGGCTCCGCTACCGGTAAAAATAGCTTTGGCGAAATACTCAACCGGTTACGCGCCAATCCGAAGATTCCGCTCCTCATCGCAGCAGCCGCGACGATTGCCATTGTCGTCGCATTGACGTTATGGGCTAAAGGTCCTGATTATCGAGTCCTTTACAGCAATATAAATGACCGGGATGGCGGTGCGATTGTCAGCGAATTAACAAAGCTGAATATCCCTTATCGCTTTGCGGAAAACGGCGGCGCAATCATGATTCCCGCCGCGAATGTCTATGAGACTCGACTCCGACTTGCCCAGTTGGGGCTGCCAAAAGGCGGCGCTGTTGGGTTTGAATTGCTTGACCAGGAAAAATTTGGCATCAGCCAATTCAGCGAACAGATTAATTATCAGCGTGCATTAGAAGGTGAACTGTCCAGAACGATAGAAACGCTGGGTCCCGTTCAAAACGCGCGAGTGCACCTTGCCATACCGAAGCCCTCACTGTTCGTTCGTGAGCAAAAATCCCCCTCATCTTCTGTCACCCTGACATTACAACCGGGTCGTGCTTTAGATGAAGGTCAAATTAACTCGATTGTTTACATGGTTTCCAGCAGCGTTGCTGGTCTGCCACCCGATAATGTTACTGTCGTCGATCAAACCGGACGCCTGTTGACTCAGGCGGGCGGAAGCGGCCGCGATCTGAATGCGGCGCAGCTTAAGTACAGCAACGAAGTCGAGTCAATGTACCAGCGCCGTATAGAATCAATCATCGCGCCAATGGTTGGTATGGGCAACGTGCATGCTCAGGTTACCGCGCAAATCGATTTTTCTGCTCGAGAACAAACCGATGAGCAGTATCAGCCTAACCAACCACCTGATAAAGCAGCTGTTCGCTCTCAACAGACCAGCCAGAGTGAGCAGAAAGGCGGCCCGAATGTAGGTGGTGTTCCTGGCGCATTGACCAATCAGCCAGCACCAGCGCCGACAGCACCTATTACAACCGCGCCAAACAATGCCAATGCGAACAATCAGGCAGGCCAGCAGAACCCAAACAATGCTGCGGGCACACAAGCTAATTCGGCCAACGCAGTCATTCAGACATCAAATGTTCGCAATGATGCCACCACAAACTATGAAGTCGACAAGACTATTCTGCATACCAAACATAGCACTGGTGGCGTGAAACGCTTGTCTGCGGCCGTTATCGTTAACTATCAGCCTCCTGGTGAAGATGGTAAACCCGTCGCGTTAACGGAAGATCAGATCAAACAGATTGAAACGGTAGCACGCGAAGCCATGGGGTTCTCTGCTGAGCGTGGTGATACATTGAATGTCGTTAACACGCCATTTATGGACAGTGCCGAAGGCTCTAGTGAACTCCCCTTCTGGCAAAAACAAGCCTTCTTCGATCTCCTGATGGAAGCGGGTCGTTGGCTGCTCGTTCTGATTGTTGCCTGGATTCTGTGGCGTAAGTTGGTCCGTCCGCAACTACAGAGAAAATCTCTGCAACAAGAAGCGGCATTGGCGGCTGCCACCCTTAATAAGGGCAATGATGATGTCGTTGTTAATCTCAGTACCTCTGAAATTGAGCAACAACGGAAATCTCAACAACGCGTTAGTGCGGAAATGCAAAGTAACCGGATACGTGAACTGGCCGAAAATGACCCACGCGTGGTTGCTCTGGTGATTCGCCAATGGATGAGTAGTGAACTATGACCCTGACAGGAACAGAAAAAAGCGCCATCTTATTGATGACCATCGGCGAAGACCGCGCGGCGGAAGTGTTTACTCATCTTTCAACCAAAGAAGTCCAGCACCTCAGTGCCGCAATGGCGAGTATGCGCCAGGTGTCACATCAACAACTGGTAGAAATCCTCAAGGAATTTGAGGCTGACGCTGAGCAATATGCAGCGCTTAGTGTCAATGCTGGTGATTACCTGCGTTCTGTTCTGGTTAAAGCACTGGGTGAAGAACGCGCGTCTAGCTTGCTGGAAGATATTCTTGAGAGTCGCGACTCCACAAGTGGGATGGAAACTCTAAACTTTATGGAACCGCAGATCGCCGCAGACCTCATTCGCGACGAACATCCACAGATCATTGCCACAATTTTGGTACACCTGAAGCGTGCTCAAGCTGCCGATATCTTAGCCCTGTTTGACGAACGCCTTCGCCATGACGTTATGCTACGTATCGCAACCTTTGGCGGCGTACAGCCTTCCGCGCTGGCAGAATTGACAGATGTTCTGAATGGCTTACTCGATGGCCAGAACCTTAAACGCAGCAAGATGGGTGGTGTGCGTACTGCGGCTGAGATCATCAACTTGATGAAAAGCCAGCAAGAAGAAGCCGTTATCGATGCTGTACGCGAGTTCGATGGCGAATTGGCACAAAAAATCATCGACGAGATGTTCCTGTTCGAAAACCTGGTGGACGTGGACGACCGCAGCATCCAGCGGCTTCTGCAAGAAGTCGAGTCCGAGTCTCTGCTGCTGGCATTGAAAGGTGCCGAAGAACCTTTGCGCGAGAAATTCCTGCGCAATATGTCCCAGCGTGCAGCGGAAATTCTTCGCGACGATCTGTCTACACGTGGTCCGGTACGTATGTCGCAGGTCGAAAACGAACAGAAAGCGATACTGCTTATCGTTCGTCGACTGGCAGACAGTGGCGAGATGATTATTGGTGGCGGCGAGGATGCTTATGTCTAACGCCTCAAAAAATCTGGCCTGGCAGCCCTGGCAGCTCAACGATTTGGCTGATCCCGTGTCAAAAGCTGCACCAACGTACCAGGTAAATGATGAGCCTGATTTTCCTGATATTGAGCGTTTAAATGAAGAGAGCGACCAATTCTCCGCAGAGGATGAGTTGGAGTCTTTGCGCGAAAGTACAATGCAACAAGCTCGAGAAGCCGGTTTTGCACAAGGTCATCAACAAGGATATGACTCAGGTTATCAGGAAGGTTTAGCGAAAGGGCAACAGCAGGGTTTGCAAAATGCCTTACAGCAACAGCAACCGATCATTGAACAGATGCAAAATATGGTCACTGAATTCCAACAGACGTTGGATACTCTTGACAGTGTTATCCCCGCTCGTCTGATGCAGTTGGCACTGACCGCAGCCAAACAGATTCTGGGGCAGCCTCCGGTATGTGACGGTAATGCCCTGCTCGGTCAGATACAGCAATTGATTCAACAAGAACCTATGTTTTCAGGTAAAACACAATTGCGCGTTCACCCTTCAGATTTGGAGCGTGTTGAGCAACATCTTGGCCCAACGCTCAGCTTACATGGCTGGAGATTGTTAGCTGATAGCCAACTCCACCCTGGCGGTTGTAAAGTCAGTGCAGAAGAAGGTGATCTGGATGCTAGCCTGGCGACGCGCTGGCATGAACTTTGCCGTTTGGCCGCACCGGGAGAACTATGATGACTTCACGCCTTGGGCGCTGGCTTTCTTCTCTCGATTCATTTGAGAAGCGTATTGATGACACCCCTTCAGTGCGTCGTTACGGTCGCTTAACCCGGGCAACAGGTTTGGTATTAGAAGCAACAGGGCTACATATGCCGCTGGGAGCAACCTGCCTCATCGAACGGCAGAATGGCTCTCAAGTTGAAGAAATCGAAAGCGAAGTTGTCGGTTTCAACGGACAAAAACTCTTTCTTATGCCGCTGGAAGAAGTTGAAGGTATTACCCCTGGCGCGCGCGTTTACGCACGCGTTGGCCAAGACAGCAGCAGTCAAGGAAAGCAATTACCCTTAGGCCCTGAATTGCTGGGACGAGTGTTAGATGGTAGCGCAAAACCACTGGATGGTTTACCCGCCCCTGATACAGGTTATCGCGCACCGCTGATTACACCGCCGTTTAACCCATTGCAACGAACACCAATCGAAAGTGTTCTTGATGTGGGTGTCCGGGCCATCAATGCCTTGCTCACCGTAGGTCGAGGGCAGCGAATGGGCTTGTTTGCTGGTTCAGGGGTTGGTAAAAGTGTGCTGTTGGGCATGATGGCGCGCTATACTCAGGCTGACGTCATTGTCGTTGGTCTTATCGGCGAACGTGGCCGAGAAGTGAAAGATTTTATCGAGAATATTCTGGGCACGGAAGGACGAGCACGCTCTGTCGTTATTGCCGCCCCGGCTGATGTTTCTCCATTATTAAGGATGCAAGGGGCAGCCTATGCCACGCGTATTGCTGAAGATTTTCGCGATCGTGGTCATCACGTACTGCTAATCATGGATTCGCTCACACGCTATGCTATGGCACAACGTGAAATTGCTTTAGCAATTGGTGAACCACCGGCAACCAAGGGCTATCCACCGTCTGTCTTCGCCAAATTACCCGCGCTGGTAGAGCGCGCAGGGAATGGTATTCATGGAGGTGGTTCTGTCACCGCCTTCTATACCGTTCTGACAGAAGGTGACGATCAGCAGGACCCTATAGCAGACTCTGCTCGTGCCATCCTTGACGGACATATCGTACTATCTCGTCAACTCGCAGAATCTGGCCATTATCCGGCAATTGATATTGAAGCATCGATTAGTCGTGCGATGACAGCACTGATTGATGAAAGTCACTATGCTTCTGTAAGGCAGTTTAAACAGTTATTATCCAGCTACCAACGTAACCGTGATTTAGTCAGTGTTGGTGCTTACGCCGCAGGCAGTGACCCTATGCTTGATAAAGCAATTCGGCTCTATCCCTACTTGGAAGCCTTCTTGCAACAGGGTATGTTTGAACAAAGTGACTATGATGAATCCTGCCAAGCGTTGCACACTATTTTCCCTCGTAACGAGTAGGAGAGCAGATGAAAACCCAGTCACCGCTGGTTACACTACGCGAACTGGCGCAAAAGGACGTTGAGAAAGCCGCAGGTCAATTAGGCCAGGTGCGTCAGGCTCATCAACAGGCTGAGCAGCAACTCGATATGCTGTTAAACTATCAGGATGACTATCGTCAAAAGTTAAATTCGACGATGTCCTCTGGTATGGCGAATAATAGTTGGCAAAATTATCAGCAGTTCATCCGAACGTTGGACAGTGCAATTGAGCAACACAGGCAACAACTCTCTCAATGGACATCACGTTTAGATTTAGCAATGAAAACCTGGCAAGAAAAACAGCAGAGATTGAATGCTTTTGAAAAACTGCAAGATCGTGAATTGACAAGACAGCTTGCAAAAGAGAATAAAATAGAACAAAAACAAATGGATGAATTTGCCCAACGGGCCTCACAGAGGAAAACAGAATCATGAATCTGTCCGCACTACCTATAGCTGCTACCACTGCCAGTGAGACGAGCAGTTCCTCTGCTTCTTTGCTGACACAGGGTGAGCTGCCAAAAGATTTTGTTGATCTGTTGAGCAAACGCATATCACAAGCAGCTGATACATCGAGTAAAAAGACGCTTGACAAAGTGGACGAGGATGCTTTGTTAAATGCCTTGGGTAAGGATAATACTTTGCTCAGTCGTGACGATTTAAATGCCTTTCTTTCTTCATTCAGCTCTCTAACTGGGGTAGCCGTTGCGTCTAATAAGCAAAATCCAGAAATTGCTGATCAGGTGAAGTTGAAAAATATAGACAAAAAAGATAGCGACGATAGCGCAGGCGACGCGATTGCAATGCAGACACTGTTTGCGATGTTGCAAACAACGCCATTGCCTACGCAAACTGCCGCAGATACTGATAGTATCGCCACGGCAGCAGTAAACACCGGTTTAAACATTCCAGGACTCATTAACGCTAAACGCCAAAGTGATATCCTCCCATCTGCTGCATTAAGCAGCACAGATGAAAATGGCAAAAGTACTCTGGCAACGCTGCTAGGCACATCAATAGTGTCGGATAAAGGTGCTGACCTATCACGCGATCTTCCGCATGTAACTAAGCAGGCGTCGTCGACTTCGACCGAGTCTAAGGATGATGTGGCAAAATTCTCACTGGCTGCACCACATTCCTTTGCAGGCGATCGCAATGCATCTGAATCGATTTCCACTTTAGGTAATAGCGCGTCTCAAACAACGTCGCCTGTCGTTCAGGCTATGCACGTTCAGCCGGCAACGGTGGGAAGCACCGCTCCAGCCCCTCAGGTAGCAAACGCACAACTGAACGCACCGTTTGGCTCCCCACAGTGGCAAGACGCATTGGGGCAACAAATCGTTATGTTCAGTCGTAATGGTCAGCAGACCGCAGAATTGCGTTTAAATCCACAAGAACTTGGCCCCCTACACATCAGCCTAAAAATTGATGATAACCAGGCCCAAATTCACTTAGTTTCAGCAAACAGTCAGGTTCGCTCAGCGTTGGAGGCGGCATTGCCACATTTACGTAATACGATGGCAGAGAGCGGCATTAACCTTGGGCAAAGCAGTGTCGGCAGTGACTCATCAGCCTGGCAGCAGCAAATGGCTAGTAATAATAATGATGGCAACAACCGCGGCCCGTCTTACCAACAACAATTTGGTCATTCATCAGAAAGCACAAGTGAGTCATTAAACGTACCAGAACAGCTAAAAGCAATGGCATCATCAGTCAACGGTGTTGATATCTTTGCTTGAAAGTGAAGTAAACGAATAAGTTAGCACGGTTTTCCCTGCCTATTCTCTGTATTGAACATTGCAATAGGCAGGATAATCATCGACATTACGCATTTATTTATTGTTAATTTCACCCTGCAATAAATATCGATAAGTAACGGGAACTATCTTTGGCTATGTCTGATATGCAAGTTCGACCAGGACGTAAACGGTCTGTTTGGCTAATACTACTGATAATCGTTGCTCTCGCTGCGAGTGCTGCTGCGGGCGCCACCTGGTGGCTATTAAGTCAGAAAAATGCAGCTACGTCTGAGCAGGAAGCACCGCCACCGCCAGAGCCTGTTTTCATGCCACTGGATACCTTTACCGTTAATCTCGTCAATGCAGATAATGACCCTGACCGTGTATTATATGTAGGATTCACGCTGCGTTTGCCAGATGAAGCAACTCGCACGCGATTTACGAATTACCTGCCTGAAGTTCGCAGCAGGCTGTTACTATTGCTTTCTCGTCAGGACGCCATCGCGCTTGCCAATGAGCAAGGTAAACAGAAGCTGATAGAGCAAATCAAGCAAGTACTAAGCCCACCATTAGTTCCTGGTCAACCTAACCAGGTCGTCACTGATGTTCTGTTCACGGCCTTTATACTGCGGTAACCATTATGGGCGATAGTATTCTTTCACAAGCAGAGATTGATGCATTATTAAACGGTGACAGCGGTGATAGTGACGCTGATACAAATGCATCATCAAAAACGGATGGGGATGTAAAACCCTATGATCCGAATACTCAACGGCGCGTTATCCGTGAGCGTTTACAAGCATTAGAAATTATTAATGAGCGTTTTGCTCGCCAGTTTCGTATGGCTCTGTTTAACCTACTGCGCCGTAGTCCTGATATCACTGTGGGAGGGATTAAAATCCAGCCTTACCACGAGTTTGCCAGGAATCTTCCAGTACCGACGAACCTGAACTTGATTCACTTAAAACCACTACGTGGTACCGCGCTGTTTGTCTTCTCGCCAAGCCTGGTGTTTATCGCCGTAGATAACCTCTTCGGCGGCGATGGACGTTTCCCGACAAAAGTAGAAGGGCGTGAATTTACCCATACTGAGCAGCGCGTCGTGAAGCGTATGTTACGTCTGGCACTGGAGGCCTATGGTGAAGCCTGGAATGCGATTTATAAACTTGATATCGAATACGTGCGTTCAGAAATGCAGGTCAAGTTCACCAACATTACGACATCACCTAATGATATCGTTGTGACCACACCGTTCCATGTTGAAATCGGTTCCTTAACCGGTGAGTTTAACATCTGTATTCCTTTTTCAATGATAGAGCCGCTACGTGAACTGCTCGCGAACCCACCATTGGAAAACTCACGACAAGAAGATCAGAGCTGGCGGGATACCTTAGCCAAGCAGGTACAACATTCCGAGCTGGAGTTAGTCGCAAACTTTGTAGATATTCCGTTGCGCCTTTCCAAAATTCTGAAGTTACAACCCGGCGATGTGTTACCGATCGACAAACCTGAAAAAATCGTTGCCCATGTTGATGGTGTACCCGTGCTGACCAGCCAGTATGGTACATTGAACGGGCAATATGCTCTACGTGTTGAACATTTGATTAACCCTATATTGAATTCTCTGGATAACGAGGAACAGCCCCATGAGTGACACCAAGAAACCGTCCGACGACAAGGAATCAGTGGACGATCTGTGGGCTGATGCATTTAACGAGCAGCAGGCTGCAGAAAAACCGGCCGCGACAACGGAAGGCATTTTTAAATCGCTAGAAGGTCATGACCCGCTGGGTGCCCTGCAAGATATCGATCTGATATTGGATATCCCGGTCAAACTTACCGTTGAGCTTGGCCGAACCAAAATGACGATAAAAGAACTCCTACGCTTGACTCAGGGATCTGTTGTTGCGCTTGATGGCTTAGCAGGTGAACCTCTGGATATCCTGATCAATGGCTACTTGATCGCTCAGGGAGAGGTCGTCGTCGTCTCTGACAAGTATGGCGTTCGTATTACCGATATCATGACACCTTCTGAACGCATGCGCCGCTTGAGTCGTTAATGGCAACCGTTTCAGTATCGTCCCCCACTTCAGTAGCAAGCCAACAATCAACTCTTGTTACTGGGCCACCACTTACTGGCAGCATGCTACTGACACAGGTCGGTAGCGTACTTGCCGGCATTTTGTTATTTATTCTACTCATTGCCTGGCTTGCCCGTAAACTCGGTTTTGCTCCGCAAACCAAACAAAACAAGTTGCTAAAAGTCGTATCCAGTTGCTCTGTCGGCCAACGCGAGCGTGTCGTTATTGTCGAAGTGGATAATACCTGGTTAGTATTAGGTGTTACTCCTCAGCAAATCACACCACTGCATACGCTCCCAGCACAACCAACCAATGACAGTTCATCTGTAGGCGATAATAAGCCGGCAGATTTTAATCAACTGTTAAAGAGAGTTTTAAAGCGTCCGGAAAAATCGGAATGAGAGCGTTGTCTAGATATTGTCGTCCCACTACCTTTCTTCATACACTGCGCTATAGCTTAGCCATCGGTTTATTATTCATGGCGCCGTCAGTATGGGCACAGCTTCCAGGAATTGTGACTCAACCGCTACCTAATGGCGGACAGAGCTGGACGCTATCAGTACAGACGTTGGTTTTCCTCACGTCATTAACTTTTATTCCCGCCGCATTGCTAATGATGACCAGCTTCACCCGAATCATCATTGTATTAAGTTTGTTACGCAATGCGTTGGGTACACCCACAGCACCACCAAACCAAGTGTTGCTAGGATTGACGCTGTTCCTGACATTTTTTGTTATGTCACCGGTATTAAATCGTGTTTATGACGAAGCCTATCTTCCATTCAGCCAGGATAGAATCAGCATGGAAGTCGCCATCGAACGCGGCGCGGAACCAGTACGCGAATTCATGCTGCGACAAACGAGGGAAACCGATCTAGCTCTGTTTACAAGGCTGGCAGAAATTCCAGAAATTCAGGGGCCTGAAGCGGTGCCGATGCGCGTACTTCTTCCCGCGTTTGTGACAAGCGAATTAAAAACAGCTTTCCAAATTGGCTTTACCGTCTTTATTCCCTTCCTTATCATCGACCTCGTTGTTGCCAGTGTATTGATGGCACTGGGGATGATGATGGTTCCTCCTGCTACCATTTCTTTGCCTTTTAAACTCATGCTTTTCGTATTAGTCGATGGCTGGCAACTGCTACTTGGTTCATTAGCCCAAAGTTTTTACAGTTAGAGGAATGCGACTATGACGCCAGAATCGGTGATGGCACTTGGCTATGAAGCAATGAAAGTCGCATTGGCACTCGCTGCACCGCCTCTGATGGCGGCTCTGCTCAGCGGTCTGACTATTAGCCTCTTGCAGGCAGCTACTCAAATAAACGAAATGACATTATCGTTTATTCCTAAAATCCTAACCGTGTTTTTCACCTTAGTGATCGCTGGCCCTTGGATGTTAAACCTGATGCTGGATTACATGCGTACGCTATTCGGCCAGTTACCTAATATTATTGGGTAAACATGCTGACGTTTAACAGTTGGGACATGGTGAATTGGGTTAGCCAGTTTTTCTGGCCTTTTGTCAGAATTCTCGCACTGATCAGTACTGCGCCAGTCTTTAACGAAAGAGCTATCGCTAACCGAGTGAAAATAGGTCTGGGAGTGCTAATTACCCTACTCGTCGCGCCCTATTTACCGCTAAACACAACGCCCATTTTTTCTGTCGCGGGCGTGTGGCTGCTAATACAGCAAATCCTTATCGGTGTAACTCTCGGTTTATCAATGCAGTTGGCATTTGCCGCTATTCGTCATGCGGGGGAACTCATTGGTTTACAGATGGGCCTCGCCTTTGCGACTTTCTTTGATCCGACTGGTGGTCCGAATATGCCAGTAATAGCTCGTTTCCTGAATATTCTCGCCATATTACTATTCTTAACCTTTGATGGACATCTCTGGCTGATCTCGTTATTGGCAGATAGCTTCTATACCCTGCCTATCAGCACTGCTCCTATTAATAGCCATGCTTTCCTCGCACTGGCGCGTGCCGGTGGATTGATTTTTATTAACGGATTGATGCTGGCTCTACCCATCATAACCCTCTTGCTCACTATAAACCTGGCGTTAGGCATGCTTAACCGCATGGCCCCCCAACTCTCAATATTTGTTGTTGGCTTCCCGATTACCCTCACTATCGGAATCATGACGATAGGCTTATTACTCCCGCTAATCCCACCATTCGCAGAACATTTATTCAGTGAGGTATTCGATTTACTCGCTGATATTCTTACCCAACTATCAGGCTCTTAGAGATATCTATAGAAAGTGCGTACGACACGAATTCCGCATCGGTAATTAAATGCGTTAATCCTAACTCGTTACATGGGTACACAGACTATGATTGAGATAAATGGTGTTCAGATAATAGCTACGCGGATATAGGTATACTAAGTGGTGAGAATGACATGATAATGAATAGTGTGGAGAAGTTAAATACATTACTAGTAAAAAACGGCATGTCACGATTCAGTATAATGAAAGAGTGACATGCCTAAAAAATACGCCCGGTTTAAGCGTATTCAAATTTGAATGCAAAGAGTATCGCTCAGTTTTACTTATTACCGATTTATCTGAAATAACGACATGCCTTGCATATTCTGAAATGCAGTATAAGAAGCCTGCAAGGAATCCCGTTGCATCATATAGGATGAAATAGCTTCAACCCAGTTGGTATCCTGCAACTGCGACAACGTCGATTTGTTTGTCACATCACGATCTTTACCGATAGCATCAAGGCTATCAATTTCGTTAAGCTGAATACCTAGCTCCGAACGGACAGCAGAAATATTATTTATAGCATTATTTAAACCACGGTTAGCCGTAGCCAATTTGGCCTCAACACCAGTTTTTGTTGCATCAT is a window of Pectobacterium punjabense DNA encoding:
- the fliP gene encoding flagellar type III secretion system pore protein FliP (The bacterial flagellar biogenesis protein FliP forms a type III secretion system (T3SS)-type pore required for flagellar assembly.), whose product is MAPSVWAQLPGIVTQPLPNGGQSWTLSVQTLVFLTSLTFIPAALLMMTSFTRIIIVLSLLRNALGTPTAPPNQVLLGLTLFLTFFVMSPVLNRVYDEAYLPFSQDRISMEVAIERGAEPVREFMLRQTRETDLALFTRLAEIPEIQGPEAVPMRVLLPAFVTSELKTAFQIGFTVFIPFLIIDLVVASVLMALGMMMVPPATISLPFKLMLFVLVDGWQLLLGSLAQSFYS
- the fliQ gene encoding flagellar biosynthesis protein FliQ, with amino-acid sequence MTPESVMALGYEAMKVALALAAPPLMAALLSGLTISLLQAATQINEMTLSFIPKILTVFFTLVIAGPWMLNLMLDYMRTLFGQLPNIIG
- the fliR gene encoding flagellar biosynthetic protein FliR, encoding MLTFNSWDMVNWVSQFFWPFVRILALISTAPVFNERAIANRVKIGLGVLITLLVAPYLPLNTTPIFSVAGVWLLIQQILIGVTLGLSMQLAFAAIRHAGELIGLQMGLAFATFFDPTGGPNMPVIARFLNILAILLFLTFDGHLWLISLLADSFYTLPISTAPINSHAFLALARAGGLIFINGLMLALPIITLLLTINLALGMLNRMAPQLSIFVVGFPITLTIGIMTIGLLLPLIPPFAEHLFSEVFDLLADILTQLSGS